The genomic interval ATTAGAACGTAATCTGAACTGATTTGCCGACGGTAGAAGCGTCCTCAATCTCGGACAACCTATTGGAATCGTGCATCACACAGTTGCATCCACATCCGTTGTGGCGAGTGCTTGCGCGAGGAGTTCCAAATCATCCTTGTATTCCAGTGTGTCAAGCCACCGCTCTGGTAGCTCGTCTGCCCCGAACCTTGCACCGGCGATCGCACCTGTGACCGCACCAAGTGTATCTGTATCCCCGCCGCGGTTGACTGACGTGATAATCGCGTCTTCGGCGGTGTCTGTGGTTAGGGCATCGTACAGCGACGTCTGGAGTGTGTGGACAACGTAGCCCGTATTCTCTAACTGCTTCTCACCGACGAGGTCAGGGACGAGGCGAATCGTTTCCACGAGCTCGTCCGGGGCATCGCCCTCGATTTGTTCAATTGCATCGCTGAGCGGGTCGTCAAACCCGTTGAGATAGCCAGCTATAGTGTGATTGAGGAGTACGCACCCGTACTGACATCGTGGGTCATAGTGCGTGATGGCGGAGGACTGCTTGCTGACGCGTTCGAGTGTTTCCGGGGCGTCGGCGAACGCGATGGCGTGCGGTGCACACCGCATGATACTGCCGTTCCCGGCGTTAGAACCTTCAGCGCGTCGTTGCCAGACTTCTCGACCAGCGTCACGCCACGACGTACCGGATTGGTATTCGCTGATAGCGTCGGCGGTCATCAGGCCGACATCGAACGGCCCATCGTCGTACCAAGCTGCGAAGCGGTCAGCGATATCCTGCCCGTCGAACGCCGCTTGCTCGGCGAGGCTCCTGGCATTACAGAGTGCGAGGTCAGTGTCGTCGGTCACGGTGCCAGCGGTTTTACCGTGCGTGCCGTGACCGACCATGTCGGTGAGCGTGCCGTGCTGTTTCGTGATCTGATTCGGGGAGCGGAACTCAACAGGACGCCCTAACGCGTCCCCACAAGCAAGGCCGAGAAGCGTTCCTTTCGCAGTATCTGCTGAAACCATTGGATGTTTGTTGTATTGCATTGGTGGGTACTTGTATACAAGTATGGTAATGGGTCACTCGGCGGAAATCAGCAATAGTTGTCACAAGGTTGCTGGCTCCTCAAGGAGACGTCGTTAGTATTCGCACCGAGCCAGAGCAGTATTTCAGCGGGTGATGCGCCATATAATCATACAGATTGTAAAAAGATTGATTTGAGAAAAGGTTGAAGTTAGGAATCCAATGG from Halomicroarcula saliterrae carries:
- a CDS encoding ADP-ribosylglycohydrolase family protein, which gives rise to MVSADTAKGTLLGLACGDALGRPVEFRSPNQITKQHGTLTDMVGHGTHGKTAGTVTDDTDLALCNARSLAEQAAFDGQDIADRFAAWYDDGPFDVGLMTADAISEYQSGTSWRDAGREVWQRRAEGSNAGNGSIMRCAPHAIAFADAPETLERVSKQSSAITHYDPRCQYGCVLLNHTIAGYLNGFDDPLSDAIEQIEGDAPDELVETIRLVPDLVGEKQLENTGYVVHTLQTSLYDALTTDTAEDAIITSVNRGGDTDTLGAVTGAIAGARFGADELPERWLDTLEYKDDLELLAQALATTDVDATV